Within the Medicago truncatula cultivar Jemalong A17 chromosome 4, MtrunA17r5.0-ANR, whole genome shotgun sequence genome, the region ATCTATCTTATATAttgcaaataaaattttagtaaCTTAATTTCAGAAAATATCTCTCAGCAGATacaatggtaaaaaaataaaaaggattattaatattattttaaaaatgtattataAAAGGGTTAcacattttctctaaaaaaaaaaaaaaaaagggttacaCATTTTAGTTAAAGGTAGATATTTTGAGACACGAGGATCCATGTAgatttttcattaataaataaagatagTCTTCCCTTTAATTCTATAGCATGCTTCAATCCATCAACTCGAGGTCTTAGTCGAAGCGCAGTTGAGCACATAAAACTGATGTGGATATTTCTTTCAATGCGATTCAAACATTGTTTTATCATGTTGTGAGAGACTAACTTATTCGGCCAAACTCAACCATATTGCTAGGAGACATTATTTTAACTAATTTAACTTAGggcttaattgtacttttggtcCTCGTATTTTTATTAGCTCACGAAAATGATCATGCGTCTTTCAAATCGAACAAAACTGTCCCTaaattatcatgttttttttttttgcagttttagtcataGTTCACCATCTGCAACAAGCTCCAACAATTCACCATCATTGTTTAGAGGCTTAAGTCCACGCTGAAATTAGAATTTTGGATGCTGGTGAACTGTTAGAACTTGTTGCTGATGGTGAACTATGAGTTTTTGGAGGTGAAAATAGAGGCTATGACTAAAACCGTAAAAAACATGATAGTTTAGGGACTGTTTTGTTCGATTTGAAAGAGGCATGACCATTTTCGTGAGCTGGTAAAAatgcgaggaccaaaagtgcaattaagcctttaacTTATGAAGAATCATTTTACTATGTTTATTGATTATTAATGTGTTCCCTCGCATCTCCCATGATTGTATCACCATCAATGTGCGTTTATCGTTGGCCTAGCGTTTCACTTGAAACATAGCTTTTCAATTTGGGCAAAATCGTTTATCTTTCCAAGTTTCCATAACATGGTTGTTGGTTGTTTTGCCTTGTCCGCAAGGTTGTTGGctatttctccttttttttccaCCCATTATAAAGCTATTTTATGGTTATCGTCGCTCCTTTAGGGGTTGAAGGGTTCTTGTGAGACCCCGTCCGTCGCTTTATATAAGCATTCTTTTGTGAGTATAAAATGGTGTATATAAAAAGGGATGGAGGGACTGATAGTTTGCTTTGATAGGAGAACATTATGGTGCAATGCTTTTCTCCTTGTGTATAATACACTGTATATGTATGTTGTCTTGACTGGGAGTGCTAATTTAATACTTTTGTTgtcaaaaattatttcaaaaattatttctcCTTAAGCACAAGAgggttaaattattaatttcaatttctgTGTTTAAACTTAAGTCAGCAACAGTGGGCTAATCATcctctgaaaaaaaaaagtagctaATCAATTTGTTTGTGGGGCAATGTTGATTCATATGATGGAAGGTTGAAATTTAATTGTGTTACGCAAAAATGaaacatgttttgattttttatattcattgaaTATAGCAGTGTCGATGTCCATAACTTGTGGATGAAATTGTTGTGGGACAATATATATTATGTTGACATGTTTCAGCAAGGTTTGGGAGACCAGGGTTAGCAAATGTGAGTTGTGTGCataaagcagcaaaaggtgatGGAGGATGATGGAAAGTGAGGTGTAGTAGCCGTCGACGGAGGCCCTGACATGTTTGAAACATTGCCACACACCAATAGCTAGTTCAGATTTGCGGCTGAAACAATATTCTCGCATCCTAAGACAAAAGGATCGTGATTTGTGGCTGAGTCTACTGTGCATTGTGActgtgtttaaaaaataaaaaaacatgacaaATGTGGACACCTTTCTTAACAGATATTCAAACATTGGATCATCATGTTGTGGAACACTAATTCCTTTCGCAAAAACCAACTTATTTTGGGGAATCCATTTCCAGTTATAATACCTTTGCTTGGTTTGACTAAATATTATGGATCCCCTGCAAATTCATATTTCACTTGTCAGAATtatttagacatttttttgtCAATCTTTTTCCAAGCTAAGACGAATGATACTTATGCCTAAAGTTTTTTCCGTTTTGGGTACAGAAAGATATAAGAGAAGAAGCGCTGCAAAAAGCAAATGATAGCAATACGCTGAACCAATGACTACTGGTCTTATAAAACCAACTAGTATACTAGTATATGTAAACAACTCGAACgataaacattaaaaatatacattCTACTGAACTATCTGATTAGGCATGGTTGACTATGGGGCCAATTCACCTGAAATTTCTCTCTTCCTTTGCTTCAAGGATATCAACTTCCTCGTTGGATAGAAGATCCACAATGGGTTCATATACATCCCACTCCTTTCTTTTCCTGATGCATTCAACCAAAACAGCCAAAACATATGAACTTCTCATTTTTAACTTAATAAATAAagccataaaataaaatacaaacataaTCTTAACAGAGATGCgtattttttaaccaaaaattacaaataagtTTGAACCAAACAAACAAGTAGAGCCTTGTCCTTGTATGTTCAGATTGGCTAAAATTGCACAAACAGCAAATGAAGtgtagtaaaaaaattatgcagacAAAAGACAAGCGAACAATTAGTAAAACAGTTCACTTTTTGTCTCAAAAATTCCACAATAGTCCTTACACCAATCAgcaaatttgtttataaaattgaaCTAACAGATATTAATAGGCTTACACTTGTAAATATATATCTACAGTCACATTATGCCGCTGCTTAACTGCCTTACCAAGCTGGATTTTGAAGCTTATAAACTACTTTTATTTTTGGCATAGGCAAGGCTTATAAATTACTTAATATTAAAACCTATAGTAATAATAGGGAAACTTTCACATTATGTCATATGAAAAAGAACTTTAACTACGTAAGCACCGTGACTTAAACAGTCCAAGATGATAGGATTATATCAATGTTCAAAAGCAAATCATTGAATTTCAGCAAACAAAGAGTGCATTACTTTATGAAACAAACTTACCGGACAACACTAGATTTAATACCAAATAGCTTGACCAAGTCCACTGCTACAGCGCCTCCTTTACTGTCAACAGATGATAGATGAGTCAGCGATTAAATAGTAGATTAGGCACACATGTACACTctgaatttataataaaaacatttatcatatCAACTGAACTAGGATAAAAGTGTATGAAAAACCTGACTGGAAAGAAGTCAGCCCCTCGACGACCCTTCTTGCTTAATCTGCTTTCTCTTGCAGAAACCACACTCTGAACTACAATCTGaatatgaaaatgaattaaGACGACGGTAAATGAGcctatacacacacacacagacacACACACTAATCGACCAATAGAATGAATGACCTCGTAAAGCTGTTCTCTGATGGCAAAGGCAATAGCTGGCTGCAAAACAGTAGCATTTAGGTGTTTAGTatgtttcaatttcaaaaaggtttgtgtgtttcaaatttcaaagtcCATAATAATGGGTACTTACAAATTCAAGGAAGTAcaacaaattaatttattattagcAATAGGTAGATATACTTACTCCAACCTCAGGATCCTCAATGCCCATGTCTCTGCAGAAGGTTCTTGCAAACTCTTCAGGATCACTATCAAAGTTGTTCAAGTCCTAGAATTTAACAAATTTAGACACATACATGAGGAACCAACAAAAGTGCAGCAAATCAGTAGATAACAGTTCCAATCATATAATACAATGCCGGTCCTGCAATCTTACCCATAAAAATTGGTCCTTTACAAGCGTATGATTTACACGAAGATCAAGCTGTAAAATAGAAACAACCCGATTTTGTCAATAGGCAAATATTCAATTCAATGACAAATATATTACACTCATTTCCCTTGAGAGATGCTTAAACTACAGTCCTCTACTCTAATTGTAAAAAATACACTCGCATCCCCTTAGAGAAATGAAATGTGCTGCACTTTTCTCCATTATGATGTAAATGAACCTTTTAAAACAAGTCTTCCAACTTCCAAAAACATGTGAATAATTTTCAATGTCATTGATGGTAGCCAAGTATGTAATTTtgaatacattatttatttggAAACTTAAGATTCAAAGTGATATGTTCATCATGCTAAGAAATGAGCAtcacatatttatataaaaaaaatggatacgAAGATAGTTTAATTTAAGATAGATTAAAGTGTACTCCCtccgatcacatttataaacaaaaatgtacTTTTTAGCTTCATTGAATACAtaatgtatttagtctatatattgaccaaatacattaagtattgaatgaatctaaaaagtgttTTTCTGCTTTCAAATGTGAGCGGAGGGAGTAGCTCGTAATCATATCATTgatcattaaaaagaaaagggcAGGCTTCTTTGATGGGGAAAGAGTGTAAATTAGTTTTAAAGGGATGATAGGAATCTATGGCCTTTTTGGATTGACTAATTTGAGGTTATGCAAAtgaataagcttttatgtataAATTCACAAGCTTATCCATGAGAGTGCTTATATAAGCTGCCCTAGTTCAATCCAAGCaacatagagagagagagagagagagagagagagagagagagagagaccttGATGGGAACAATCTTTTCTCCAGCATACATATCTTGACCGTCATAGGATCGAAATTCAGCAAGCTGAGACTGATACACAGAAAGACAATCAGCATGATGATGAaattaataaagtaaaattgagttaatgtaaaataaagaaacattgaagaagagaaatgtacttgAATGGATTGAGCAATTTGAGTAACAAAAGGTGGAGGTAGCTTCAAGTCTCTCACGGTTCTTTTAGCAAACACCACAACCTCAGAATCAGGATCTAGAATAATGAATGAATCAATGTTTTTTGAGTAACATAATGATTAAAATTAGAAAGATATATAAGAATGGTAGtggaataaataataataccaGAAGGGTTCCAAGTGAAGGCATCCTTGTATCTATGACCGTCGATTTCAATGTCGAGTCGAATGGGTACGAGATTTTCCGAAGTTGGcctgtgttttttttgtttatcattCGTTCAGTACTCGTTAATTCAATCattcaagaaagaaagaaagaaaggaactTACATCCTGAACTTGACAGGGTTTCTGTAGAAAGCGGAAACAGGGGTTTTCATCTTCAATATTCAATGATCATGCACCAGGAACCAAATTAATCTCAGAATACAAATTTaggtgattaaaataaaaacaaatcttCTTCTCCGTTAGGgttattttgatatgtttgggGTGTTCAAgagcaattttttaaattagaagAGCGATTGGGCCTCTCGGGTCAGGCTGTAACAGGCTGGGtgattttcatgtttttaatgCATTACCAGGGCTGGCCCTAGGGATAGGCCGCGAGTGCGAAGGCCTAGAGCCCCCGTAGGGggtcctaatttttttttacagggggtgtATATAGCAAAGCTAAGGAAAATGTGGGGTGCGTATAGTAATTTGTACCAGTAGGCCTAAATATGAATCATTTTCTCGGCCCATTAGGAAtaaaacagaaagaaagaaaacgtGGAAAGGTCCAATAAAGAGGAAAATAATGGAAAGGGTCCAACtaacacacaaacaaaaactTATTTTGAACAATTAGAAAGACAGATGAAAAaagaaacctaaaaaaaaaaaaccaaaaggtTCCAAAATCAGTCATTCTCTCCGGATGAATTGTcttaggtttattttttttttctttcttattccaATTCTATTTGATAATATTGTTTCAATTCTCTAATTGCTTCAAGTGAtgaattttaattatgtttttttttcttattccaaTTCTCTTTGATAATCATTGTTTCAATTATGTAATTGCTCGAGgtgttgaattttaaaattctaatcgaatgatttatgttttttctaattgaattttttatttttccatatagCATGATTTGTACACCAAAAAACATATAGCATGATTTATGCAAAATCAAGAGTTTACATATTGTACATAAAACACAGTACACGTTGAACTTGAATATCATATAGACTACAGTAGTAGGACAGTACACgtgatttttgtatttttaatttaattcttgattttttcttaattaagtgttgatatatttttttgggtgcCTAAGTCCCGTAATACAAAGGCCCTTTTTTCATACTATGCCTAACACCCGTAAAACTCCGGCCCTGCATTAATATATTGCTTTCTTTCTTTCGGAAGTGTTAAAGTTTTCATGTTTCTTGTGTAGGACCCAGTCCTTCTTGTTCAATCTCTTCCTCGTTTTCTTCCGTGTCTAGTTAAGGACGATTTTCCTCAGGACCAGGTTTGTTTGAAACTTGTCTATTTTATCTCTAgttgaaattttgttgttttgattgttttttgtgtGACTTTGTTTGTTTAGTATTACGCTGCTTTCGCACTTACAAACATAGCAGCTGGAACTTCTGAGAACACTAAGTTGCTAATTGATCATGGAGCTGTACCAATACTTGtttagtatattttatttattatacttATATGTTATGTATTGTTGCTGAACACTAAAACTCTGAAATTGTAGGCATTGGGAAACATTGCCGCTGATTCCCCTAGTTGCCGTGAATGAGCAAGCAGATCTTTCTATGCTGATCTCTTCTCACCCCTTGTATAAGTATTATTATGTCATCTCATGTGTCACCTGTTTGAATAACCTGATTTGGTGGGGCTCTTTTTGTCAGGTTGTTATCAATCATGGTTCACTCCAATGCCTTTTGAGCCTGTTGACCCATGATCACAACAAAAGTATTAAGCAAGAAGCTTGCAGGACTGTATCAAACATTACAGCTGGTAACAGAGAGCAGATACAGGTAAACAAATAATTCCCATCTTTTTTATACTCAAATGACGTTAAATATCAATGTTAATGAAGTGCAGTGAACTTTACCTTTTATTTATGTACGATGCAGGCTGTTATTGAAGCTGGTCTCATTGCTCCCCTGGTCGATCTTCTTCAATTTCAGCAGAATGTGATCATTGTATCttgtacaaaaaatatattttgctgGGGAGAAGGTATGTTGCAGAAGCAAGGAACCGTGACGCATGGCAATTGTGGAAAAAGTTTATGTTTTAAATCCGGTGGCGTCTAGGGTGAACCATCTCTTAAGTGGTAAAAGTGAACAAATGTATCTTCCTTTCCCCCACCTTCTCTTTCCCCCCCTGATATCATATCTCTCCCAATTTGGTAATGTGTAGCACTCCCTCAATTGAAATAGTGTTGTATTGCAGATTAATAGATCATTTCAAAATGGCATATATCCTACATCAATTAAAGACTTTAGAATTATATAAAGCTATATCTAAAAGTTATATTTTGAAATCCATCCACTGATATGTGGACTTAAGAATAATTTTATGGAGTAATAAATAGCATAAAGACGAATATGTTGGTAGAGTGATTACGTCAATCCACTGAAATATGGACTTAgaataattttactatatttttataatattgataACTACCATGGACATGTTAGTATAATAATTTTACTTAATTACTAGATTAAGTTTATTGTCCGCAAGTTTTAGTTCATAATTTTACCTAATTACTGGATTAAGTTATTGTGCGCAAGTCTTAGTTTATGGACTTAAGACGTCGTGATGAGGGTTGAACACGACTCCTTCACCTATATGTGTGAGTTTCGATagttatttgtcattttatttatctaaaaaataaagtgtGTGAGTTTCAATagttatttgtcattttatttatctaaaaaaaataaattaccaaGACAACACATCATGTTAAGTAACCTATAACAAGACTTACCCAAAAAGAGTAATTGAACAAGACTActcaattttatgatttttttttcccgaGTGGTCTAACGGATAGAAATTTACATTTTAAGATGAATGAGCGAGGAATGTAGAGTTTGAACCCCGTTCATGCATATATAATGCAGTGTCCCTGTCAACTAACTAGGTTAAGCCCATGTGACTactcaattttataatttaagaaagaaagaaaggaaggaAGGGACTTACATCCTGAACTTCACAGGGTTTCCGTAGAAAGCGGAAACACGGGTTTTCATCTTCAACCTTCTCAATCAACTTTTCCAACCAATATTCAATGATCATGGGAAACCGATGCTATCTTATGTTCGGGTGATTTGCTTAGGAGACATATTTTGGCTAATTCTGTTGTTAATTGTTCGGTTGATTGTGGTTGCATGAAAGATAACGATCATTTATTTACCAAGTGTAATTTTTCTCAGAACTTTGAACTTTAATTTCTTGTTGGTTAGGTATCTCAACGGCTCTTCATGGAAATTTACACGATCACCTTCTTCAGTTCGGTGGGCTGAGAGAATTATTCAATATAAGGTTGATTAATAAATATGACGATGTAATGTGTTGTCAagtcaattaatgaatatgacaAGACAAgacaccaataaaaaaaaatacattggtTTTCATATATGTCAACATTTAGATCATTAGAAAAAACTTGACCACTCTCTAGATTGTCTCTTCTAGTTTCTTCATtgaggggtgattttgggtcaattctttgacctgaaatcactcatcttcatctttttctctctatttcaatctaaataagtgattttcacatagatctaggttttttctttttgatttcatcatctaagtgtggtgatttgttgttcgtcgtcttgtgcggcattgtttgatttcccgtcttcttGCGGTGttaatttgattcatattgaaagattgaTTGTTCAATCAAcaatttgggcgtcaacgttgcagatccggaggtcatggatattccggtcactttaattttatcatatatttttgtaggcattatgtcgttatatgctattaacttggatgatgtgagtttgttcacagattcatcctttacgtttttagcagtgttgaatgatgtaatctctcgatttaaatgaatgaatatcattttatttttgtcaaaaaaaattaatgaatatgacaacacatttattttaatagtcAATAAATAACGTGACAACACATTAAatcatcatattcattaatcagccttttaattataattaatatttttaatttattaaatgattgGTTGGAAGAAATAACTCATTTATGAGTGTGATTGATCCGCAAAACAGAAAGTACTAGACAGACCAACACAAGACAGAACAACATAGCACAAGATAAAGATTTCAGTTTATCCTATCATTTATCTTTAGTTAGTTTTACAAATTAAACACCGTACAATTGAAATTGTTATGTCttatcctttatttttatttttagtaaatcaAATGCATTCTATGTGTCAAGATATTTTCGTATGGAGTGAGAACTTCACGCTgttaacataaaaagaaaagagaaatgatatttgtacaaccactttgtgataactttttgacaatttcttctatcatactcacattattatattattctctctcttcctttttctctcgattgtttttaaccaataaaaaaagagaaaaaaaaattgtcaccaaaaattatatgaaatggttgtttaaatatcactgctcaaaagaaaaattaacaccaccaacaaaaattaaattggaaTCCTTTTCAATCAATATAATATCTCCTCCTTTAATTGGAAGATATTTTGGTAATGATTAATGCAATAAAGCGGTAATCTCCCTATAAAAAAAGTCTACGACCCCTTCAATTATTTTCACACATTTCAGTTTAGTCATCGTAATGATGAGATgtggttttcttttgtttgtgtcAACACTAATTCTTAGCAGTTCGTTGTCATATGCCTACACATATAATGTTGGTGCCAAAGATGGTTGGACAGTCAAACcctcacaagattacaactacAATTTCTGGGCTAGTAATATTAGGTTTCAAATCAACGACACGCTTTGTAAGTTCAATCCAAacttttatctcatttttcatcCCTAAATGTCAAAACTTGATATACATcgtaatattgtttttttttttttttaagaaagtaaACAAAATAATCGAAATACtcctaaaaaaaatcgaaatacaAACTTAgtaaaagaattcaaaatttagaatatatatattttgatcgttacaatttttttttttgaaggaatcgTTTTTATGCATCCATTTTCAATTGTTATATTATTTACAGATCGGTATATTTGAGTATTTCTTTCCAATTTAGTTTATAATGTGAATAGACTAAAAATTAGATCAAtgatgaaaaacataaaatatagaTTTATGTTAAAGTATTGTAATTGGTTAGAAATTCATCTTAAAATATATTGTTCAAGTTTTCTATTGGCTAGAAATTTTATGTGGCGTGTTTAGGTTAGAACTTGACTCATACTATATTACAAGACATTGTCTCTATCAATCGAgctatcacaaaaaaaaaaaattatttagattaAAAGATCATATTTTTAGGACGTGAATTGTAATGAAACATTATTCTAATGTCGACAAATataccattttttgttttattttataatatgttgTGTTTCACCATTTTATCATGTAGTTTTCAAGTATCAAAAAGGTTCTGATTCGGTGCTAGTGGTAAACAAACAAGACTATGATTCTTGCAACATCAATAACCCGATCCACAATATGGACAATGGAGATTCAAGTTTTCTATTGGACAAGTCAGATCACTATTACTTCATTAGCGGAAAAGATTTGAATTGCGTAAATGGTGAAAAGTTTAATCTTGTTGTTTTGTCTCCACACCACCATCACTACCATGAACATCATGGTCCATCATTATCTCCCGCGGTTGCACCGGTACATCCCCCAACATCGCCTTCACCATGGAATGCTCCAACACCGGATGCTCATGGCACAGCTGTTCCGACACCAAGTGCTCGTGATATGACTACTCTGACATCCAGCGGTGTTCACAATGGGAATGCTCCGGCGATTGCTCCTGCATCGAATGATCATGGTCATAATTCTCCGGCGCCGTCTCCTGCTCGTTCGGATTCTACTAGGTTGACCGGTTCCGTTGGTGTTATTGTTATGGTGGTTTTGGTCTTAGGAAGCTTTACCTTTTTTCATGGGTAGCCTAGTTGTCACCTAATTTTAAATGTTGCTTCTGtttccttgtattttttttccgtTGAATTTCGTCGTGTTCTAGTGTTTTAGTCTATGGAGATGTCctccaaaacatattttatgaaatataatTAACTTTTACTTTTATAAACTGCAgtagtttttctatttacaccctatatatttctggttatacccagtttttttttaaagtttttttaaaaagtttttgataataccaaaattgtccttttatataaattttcttaaaatctagATTTCATTAATTGTCATTCTAAAATTCCACTCTCTTGTCACTCTAAATTTCACtctaaaatcttgatttcagttttacattgttgtggttaacttaaattcaatttaagtagattcatgtaaacttagggggatgtattggattaggattctacggaattttaaaagactttttaattatgaaaaaattttgtggtattcaatcaagactttttgcaacttaaaaaaagttttgtggtattcaatcaagactctttgtcattttaaaaaagtcttgaggtattcaatcaagacttttcatcacttaaaaaaagtcttgtggtattcaaaatcattcaaatttcgaaggattgtttaataaattggattttgatggattttgtgtaattttatagtgtaattttaacaagaaaaagtttttcatgaaaagatgagatttcttgagattgtttttcttttaaaagttactatctctttcttcctctctctctctctctaatctctcatcccccctctctccctctctctatctcataaaaaaataaaaaattgtattgagaatattatgaaagagagtatgtcgtaatcaatgttccgcaaatcgagtgttaactctccgATATTATCGAGTTTAcatttttaggtacaaaaatcgtgttaactctgaCGTAAAAtcggtttctggtaaaattggaaggtttaaccagtttgactgagttaacactcggtaaactcgtgtaactcgaccgatttataatggctgacacaatattttttttgaaagatttgtaagtgctggcataattttaaatatgtacaattgaattttgtgggaataacatttttaacaaataaaaaatgtgtattgagaataatgtgttagagtgttctttagtcccttaaaatcttataaaatccataaaattcttaaaatttgaaaatcaatagtaaaagaattttttattggttatatttttctttattcaaacgctagaatttatttgttcattatttttatcattcacgcttgtaagtttgttctttttcccctaaaattcattgaatcctttgaaattttaaaatcacataaaatcttttgaaatccttaaaagtcagtgtgataaatcctttaaaatcttgagtgtataaagtcttttacataaaaagtcttttaaaatttcacagaatcaatacaatctcacatAGTcgtttaaaatcttaaagacttttttttattttattttattaaaatagtattttaaa harbors:
- the LOC11438224 gene encoding chromatin structure-remodeling complex protein BSH; translation: MKTPVSAFYRNPVKFRMPTSENLVPIRLDIEIDGHRYKDAFTWNPSDPDSEVVVFAKRTVRDLKLPPPFVTQIAQSIQSQLAEFRSYDGQDMYAGEKIVPIKLDLRVNHTLVKDQFLWDLNNFDSDPEEFARTFCRDMGIEDPEVGPAIAFAIREQLYEIVVQSVVSARESRLSKKGRRGADFFPVSKGGAVAVDLVKLFGIKSSVVRKRKEWDVYEPIVDLLSNEEVDILEAKEERNFR
- the LOC120580269 gene encoding importin subunit alpha-3 translates to MLISSHPLYKYYYVISCVTCLNNLIWWGSFCQVVINHGSLQCLLSLLTHDHNKSIKQEACRTVSNITAGNREQIQAVIEAGLIAPLVDLLQFQQNVIIVSCTKNIFCWGEGMLQKQGTVTHGNCGKSLCFKSGGV
- the LOC11446719 gene encoding early nodulin-like protein 1; the encoded protein is MRCGFLLFVSTLILSSSLSYAYTYNVGAKDGWTVKPSQDYNYNFWASNIRFQINDTLFFKYQKGSDSVLVVNKQDYDSCNINNPIHNMDNGDSSFLLDKSDHYYFISGKDLNCVNGEKFNLVVLSPHHHHYHEHHGPSLSPAVAPVHPPTSPSPWNAPTPDAHGTAVPTPSARDMTTLTSSGVHNGNAPAIAPASNDHGHNSPAPSPARSDSTRLTGSVGVIVMVVLVLGSFTFFHG